The following proteins are encoded in a genomic region of Leptospirales bacterium:
- a CDS encoding BrnT family toxin, producing the protein MIDLSSLTGFQWDSGNSEKNWTLHQVTNGESEEVFFNEPILVRSDGPHSSKAEGRYYVLGQTNVVRHLFVVFTVRKNLIRVISARDMNQNEDRIYEKLKKDSPL; encoded by the coding sequence GTGATTGATCTCTCGTCTCTGACTGGTTTTCAATGGGATTCGGGTAATTCCGAGAAGAATTGGACGCTGCACCAGGTGACCAACGGTGAATCAGAAGAAGTGTTCTTCAATGAGCCTATCCTGGTTCGGTCGGATGGCCCACATTCCTCCAAAGCGGAGGGTCGGTACTATGTCCTCGGACAAACCAACGTGGTAAGGCATCTATTCGTTGTCTTCACTGTCCGAAAAAATCTGATCCGCGTGATTTCAGCCCGAGACATGAATCAGAACGAAGATCGCATATATGAAAAACTTAAAAAAGATTCCCCACTTTAA
- a CDS encoding BrnA antitoxin family protein — protein sequence MKNLKKIPHFKSEDAEREFWASHDAADYVNFETSEKVSFAELRPTTRSISIRLPVPLMDRLRALANKRDVPYQSLIKLFLAERVETETKRSSSREHPRSGTRKNFA from the coding sequence ATGAAAAACTTAAAAAAGATTCCCCACTTTAAGTCCGAAGACGCTGAGCGCGAGTTCTGGGCCTCGCACGATGCCGCAGACTATGTAAACTTTGAGACTTCCGAGAAGGTATCCTTCGCGGAGCTGCGTCCAACCACGCGCAGTATTTCAATACGTTTACCTGTCCCGCTCATGGACCGGCTTCGAGCCCTGGCCAACAAAAGAGACGTCCCGTATCAGTCTCTGATTAAGCTGTTCCTCGCCGAACGGGTGGAGACGGAAACCAAACGCTCATCCTCAAGGGAACACCCGCGAAGCGGCACGCGGAAAAACTTCGCATAA
- a CDS encoding transposase: protein MISIDIIDRRFRFSSLDTRCRNDETGAPAFDPRTLLKIILYAYSRGLYSSRAIEEACPTNVTFMALSGCAMPDCTTIAAFVASLGDEVADLFADALAVCLRLGLVGGRILAIDGCKLASNASREWSGTFSDLRKKRDKLKAQVQLVMRSHRQNDRKASRVAKLRHQSASRNFCARMSRVAVSGTMKSRATLRTTKARRSSPHAA from the coding sequence TTGATTTCGATAGACATTATTGATCGGCGTTTTCGCTTTAGCAGTCTGGATACGCGCTGCAGGAACGACGAAACCGGCGCTCCAGCATTCGACCCGCGTACTTTGCTTAAGATCATTCTGTATGCCTATTCGCGCGGCCTGTATTCCTCGCGGGCGATTGAGGAGGCGTGCCCCACAAATGTAACCTTCATGGCGCTCTCCGGCTGCGCGATGCCGGACTGTACAACGATTGCAGCCTTTGTCGCCTCCCTTGGTGACGAGGTTGCCGACCTCTTCGCCGACGCGCTTGCGGTGTGTCTGCGGCTGGGTCTGGTGGGCGGACGAATACTGGCGATCGACGGTTGTAAACTGGCCTCGAATGCCAGCCGCGAATGGAGCGGAACATTCAGCGATCTACGAAAGAAACGCGACAAGCTCAAAGCTCAAGTACAGCTCGTAATGCGCAGCCACAGGCAGAACGACCGTAAAGCCAGCCGGGTTGCGAAGCTTCGCCATCAAAGCGCATCGAGAAATTTTTGCGCGAGAATGAGCCGCGTCGCGGTCAGCGGAACAATGAAATCCAGAGCAACGTTACGGACAACGAAAGCGCGAAGATCAAGTCCTCACGCGGCATGA